From Saccharibacillus brassicae:
TTCCGTCGTATCGCGCAGGACGAGTACGGGCACGCCGAAAGAAGGCGCTTCTTCCTGCAGGCCGCCGGAGTCGGTCAGGATCAGGTGGGTATGCGGATAAAAATTGTGCAGGTCTACGACGTCGAGCGGATCGATCAGCGAAATGCGCGGATGATTGCCGAGAATTTCGTGGGCAGGCTCTTTGACGGCCGGACTCGGATGGACGGGATACACGATCGCCACGTCTTCGAATTCGTCGGCGATCCGCTTGACCGCGCGGAAAATGTTGCGGTGCGGTTCGCCCTGCGATTCGCGGCGGTGCGCCGTCATCAGGATCAGCCGCTTGCCTTTGGCCCAATCGAGTACCGGGTGGCTGTAATCGGGCTGCACGGTATATTGAAACACATCCGTGACCGTGTTGCCTGTGACATAAACGCTTGACTTCGATTTGTTCTCTTTGGCCAGGTTGCCTCCCGACCACGAAGTCGGAGCAAAATGCAGGTCGGCCAGAACGCCGGTCAGTTGGCGGTTCATCTCTTCCGGGTAAGGCGACAGCTTGTTCCAGGTGCGCAGCCCCGCTTCCACGTGACCGACTTTGATCTGCTGCATGAACGAAGCGTAGCTGGCCAGGAACGTCGTCAGCGTGTCGCCGTGCACGAGCACGATGTCCGGCTGGACTTCCCGCAGCACGGGCTCAAGGCCCTGCAGGACGCGGATCGAAATTTCGTTCAGCGTCTGGCGATCTTTCATAACGTCCAGATCGTAATCCGGCGTAATCTTGAATACTTCGAGCACCTGATCGAGCATCTGGCGATGCTGGGCCGTGACGCAGACGATCGACTCGATCTCTTCGGGGTGCTTCTCCAGCTCAAGAATGAGCGGGGCCATCTTGATCGCTTCCGGCCGAACGCCGAAAATCGTCATGACTTTAATTTTTTTCATCGGTATATTCGCTCGCTTTCCGCCCGGCATCCGGCCATTTCCGAAGCCGAACCGTGGGTTGCTCAAATGGATTCCTTCATTAAATAAGAAACAGGGCAAAATAAAAAAGAAGCGGCAAAACAGGAAAATCCCGCGCCGCTGCGCCCGAACTTACCGCCCGCCGCCAACTGTCTCCCGAAAAATCGTCGGACCGGTCCGGCAAAGCGGGCAGGCTCGTCCGTCGTTTACTTCGTTCCGTACAGACGGTCGCCCGCATCGCCGAGTCCCGGCACGATATAACCGTGATCGTCGAGGCGCTCGTCCAGCGCGGCCACGTAAATGTCCACGTCCGGATGCGCGTCCTGTACCGCTTTCACACCTTCCGGCGCCGCGATCAGGTTCATCATCTTGATCTGCGTGCAGCCGCGCTTCTTGAGCACGTCGATCGCCGCGATCGCGGAACCGCCGGTCGCCAGCATCGGATCGATAACGATCAGCTCGCGCTCCTGCACGTCCGTCGGCAGCTTCACGTAATACTCGACCGGCTGGAGCGTATTCGGATCGCGGAACAGGCCCACGTGGCCGACTTTGGCGGCCGGAAGCAGCTTCAGCACGCCGTCGAGCATGCCGAGGCCCGCGCGCAGAATCGGCACGAGGCCGAGCATGCGCCCGGAGATGACTTTGCCTTCGGTCTGCGTGACCGGCGTCTCTACCGGAATGGATTCCAGCGGGATTTCGCGCGTGATTTCGTACGCCATCAGCGTCGCGACTTCGTCGACAAGCTCTCGGAAGTCTTTCGTGTTCGTGTTAACGTCTCGGATAAAAGTCAGTTTGTGCTGGATCAGGGGATGATCGCAGATCACCAGTTTACTCATAAGGTTCGTCCCTCCGTACAATGTTCGGCATCGCCGGTTCCTGCCGCAAACGCGCGCAAAAACCGGCGATGTCCGTTTTCGGGAAATTCGTCTCGAATTCCGTTCCGGGTTCTTGGCACAGCTTGATGCTGCGCCCAAAGCCCCGTAAATCTTGTCCATTATAGCATTACGAAGCCCCTTGTGCATCCGCATTGAACGGTCCGACACAAAAACGTTTCCTTTCCCCCGTTTCGCGCCGGTTCTTTTGCGCACGCAAAAAGCCCCCGACCGGAATGCCGACCGGGGGCGCTGCGCGGCTACTGCCTGATTTAGCGTACTTTGAGATTGTCATAGGAAGCCTGAAGGTTCTCCTGCAGCTGTTCGCGCGTGTCGCGTCCCGCAATATACGACTGCATCAGATTGGCGTAATCCTGGGGCGTTCCGATCGGAAGCTGCTGGAAATACCAGTTGAGCGCTTTGCCTTCGTCGATATATGTGGTCAGATCTGTACCGAGCGGCCCCATGTCTTCCGGATCGGCTTCGATGTTCGTGAACGCCGGGATAAACTGGAACTTCTCGGTCAGGAACTGCTGGCCTTCCGGCGTGCCCGCCATCCAGTCGAGCAGCTCTTTCGCTTCTTCCTTGACCGGCGAATCTTTGTTGATGACCCAATAGGTCGGCACGCCGACGAACAGCTTGTCGTTCTCTCCCGCGTTCTCGCTGATCGGCATCGGCATCATCCCCACGTTCAAGTCGGGATTGATGCCGTCGAGCGTCGGCTGCACCCAGTTGCCCTGCTGCGTCATCGCCGCTTCGCCGTTCGCGAATGTGGACATCTGCGTATTGTAGTCCGTCGTCAGCGGATTGGCGCCGCCGTACTTGAGCGTCAAATCGAGCAGGTCGAGCCAGCCGTCGAACACCTCGTTGTTGACGATATCCGCGTTGCCGTCGTCGAGCGCCTGCATAAACGCTTCGGGATCTTTCTGCCGGGCAAACGGCACGTTGACGTTATGGTTGCCGAGCACCCACCATTCCGCGTAGGCGTTTACGAACGGCGTGTAGCCGGCTTTCTCGATTTTTTGGGCCGCTTTTTCCAGTTGGGACAGCGTCTTCGGAATTTCGGTCACGCCCGCTTTTTTGAAAATATCTTTGTTGTACAGGAAGCCGTACCCTTCGTAGTTCAGCGGGAAGCCGTACAGTTTGCCGTCCGCGCTCATCGGGTCTTTGGATACCTGATCCATGTTCGCGACCCACGGTTGATCCGACAGATCTTCCAGATATTCCAGCCACAGATCGCGCTCCTGGAACCCGCTGATCGTGAAAATATCGGGCTTGGCGCCGGCGGAAAAGCGGGATTTGAGCGAAGCCGCGTAGTCCGTGCCGCCGCCGACCGATTGAATATTGAGCGTCACGCCGGGATGAGATTCTTCGTACAGCTGCTTCATCTCCTGCAGTTGGTCGGAGATCTCGACTTTGCCCTGATAAATATTGATGACTTTGGTTCCGGCCTCGCCGGTACTTCCACCCTGCGCACACCCGGAAAGCGCGGTGGTCAAGGCCAGGGCGAGAGCGGGCAGCAGCATGCGTTTTTTGATCGACATCGAATACGTCCCCCTTACCCTTTCACGGCGCCGGCCGCGATGCCGGACACGATGTATTTTTGCATAGCCAGGAAAAAGATGATGACCGGCAGGATGCCGAGCACCAGAGCCGGAAGCGCCAAATCCCACTGCTTCGTGTACTGCCCGAACAGCATGTAGGTGGCGATCGGAATCGTCTGCAAATTTTCGCTCGTCAGGATCAGGGAAGGCAGCAGATAATCGTTCCAGATCCAGAGCGTGTTCAAGATAATGACCGTCACGTACATCGGACGCATCATCGGGTACACGATCCGGAAAAAGACGCCGTACGTCCCTGCCCCGTCCACGCGGGCCGCCTGTTCGATTTCGAGCGGAATGGCTTTCATGCTGCCCTGGAACAGGAACACCGACAGCGGCGCGCCGAACCCGATATAGCAAATGATAAGCCCCCACAGGCTGTCGCTCAGGCCGAACCGGCTCGTGATGTCCGTCAGCGGAAGCATGATCGACTGGAACGGAATGACCATCGCCGCCACGAAGACGCCGAACAGAATCCGGTTGAACAGCGAAGGACGGCGTACCATCTGGTAAGCGGCCATCGAACTGAGCAGGACGAGCAGCAGATTGCTGACGACCGTGATGATAAGCGAGTTTTTGAACGCGGACGGGAAGTTGATCGCTTCCCAGCCCGCCTTGTAGTTCGCCCACTGCAGCGAGCCCGGCAGAGCCGCGGCGTCGGACAGAATCTCGCCGAACGTCTTGAGCGAGTTCGAGAGCAGGAAATAAAACGGCACGAGGAACAGCAGGCCGACCAGTACGAGCACGACTTCGAGGATCAGCGTCTGCACCCGGTATCTCGAATCTTGTTCCATTACGCTTCAACCTCCCTGCTTTTGGTCGCGCGGACCTGAATGGCGGTAATGATCGCGACGATGACGAAGAAGATGACCGCTTTGGCGGTCCCGAGGCCGAGGCGGCTGTTCGTGAACGCTTCGCGGTAGATGTCGAGCGCCACGGAGCGGGTCGCGTTGAACGGTCCGCCGTTCGTCAGGGCCAGGTTCAGGTCGAACATTTTGAACGACCACGAGATCGTCAGGAACAGGCAGACCGTAACGGCCGGCATGACGAGCGGGAAAATGATTTTCCACAGCACCTGCGTCCGGTTCGCTCCGTCGATCTGCGCCGATTCCAGCACGTCTTTGGAGACGTTGCTCAGCGAAGCGATATAGATGACCATCAGGTAGCCGGCGTACTGCCAGACGAACACGATAACGATGCCCCAGAAAGCGGTCGGTTCGTTGCCCAGCCACGGAAGGTTGAAAAATCCGATGCCCGTCGCTTCGCCGATCGCGGCAAACCCGCGCACGAAGATGAACTGCCAAATAAACCCGAGCAGCAGGCCTCCGATCATGTTCGGCATGAAAAAGACGGTCCGCAGCACGTTTTTGCTCTTGAGCGGCTTGGTCAGGAAATACGCGAGGAAAAAGCCGAGCAGGTTGGTCGCCAGCACGGCCACCACCGTGAAGCGTACCGTAAACCAGAAAGCGTTGCGGAATTCCGGGTCCGCCGTAAAGACGTGAACGTAATTGTTCAGTCCGACGAATTCCAGATTCTGCGAGACCCCGTTCCAGTTCGTCATCGAATAATAGATGCCGAGCAGGAACGGGATGAGGACGATCATTACGAAAAAGATCGTCGTCGGTCCCACGAATACGAGCTGCTGTGTCAGCTGCGAAAGTTTTTTTCGGTTCAACGTAATCCCTCCTTGGTTCGTTGTCTCCAGTATGTAAGCGATCCAGCGATAAAAAACGCTCTCTGTCTATATACCCCGTTTCGGCCGTTTTCCGTCATATGGGTTCAATATCCGTAAATACCCGTCAGCTCTCATGCCGATTGCCGAACGGAAAACGGGGAGGAAAAGCGAGGCGGAGAGCGAAACGGAACACAAGGCAAAGAACGATACAGCGAGGAAAAAGCGGAAATCGCAGCGGAAAACGACAAAAAACCCGGCTCGGAAAGAGCCGGGTGAACAGCGGTGCAGGTCCGTTCGAACAACGAACGGAAAACGGAATCCTAGTATTGCAGGTCCGGGTACAGCGGGAAGCGGTCGGTCAGTTCTTTGACTTCCGCGCTCGCTTTGGACAGGACGGTCTCGTCTTTTGGCGATTTCAGGACGGAAGCGATGATACGTCCGATCGACTTCATCGCGTCTTGGTCCATACCGCGCGAAGTGGCGGCCGGCGTGCCGATGCGGATCCCGCTCGTAATGAACGGGCTCGTCGTATCGAAAGGAATCGCGTTCTTGTTAACCGTGATGCCGACAGAGTCGAGCACGTGCTCGGCTTCTTTGCCCGTAATGCCCACGCCGCGCGTGTCGATCAGCATCAGATGGTTGTCGGTACCGCCCGACACGATCTCCAGGCCTTCCGCGACCAGAGTCTCGGCCAATACGCGGGCATTGTCGATGACGTTCTGCGCGTACACTTTGAACGAAGGGTCCAGCGCTTCGCCGAACGCGACGGCTTTGGACGCGATCACGTGCATGAGCGGTCCGCCCTGCGTGCCCGGGAACATCGCTTTGTCGATCGCCTGCGCCCAAGGCTTCTTGCACAGGATCATGCCGCCGCGCGGTCCGCGCAGCGTCTTGTGCGTCGTCGTCGTCACGAAGTGGGCATGCGGCACCGGCGACGGATGCAGGTCGGCCGCGACGAGGCCGGCGATATGCGCCATGTCGACCATGAACAGCGCGCCCACGTCGTTCGCGATCGAAGCCATCGCTTCGAAATCGATCGTGCGCGGATAAGCGCTGGCGCCGGCTACGAGCATGCGAGGGCGATGCTTGAACGCCGCTTTGCGCACTTCGTCGTAGTCGATGCGGAAGTTGTCTTCGCGTACGCCGTACGCCACGAAGTTGTACAGGATGCCGGAAGCGTTGACCGGGCTGCCGTGCGTCAGGTGGCCGCCGTGGGCCAGATTCATGCCGAGGACGGTATCGCCCGCTTTGAGCGCGGCCAGATATACGCCCAGATTGGCCTGCGCGCCGGAGTGCGGCTGCACGTTGACGTGCTCCGCGCCGAACAGCTGCTTGGCGCGGTCGCGCGCCAGATCTTCGACGATATCGACGTGCTCGCAGCCGCCATAGTAGCGTTTGCCCGGATAACCTTCGGCATATTTATTGGTCAGCACCGAGCCCATCGCTTCGATAACGGCTTCGCTGACGATGTTCTCGGATGCGATCAGTTCGATGTTCGCTTTTTGACGGTCCAGTTCCAATCCCATTGCTTTCAATACGGCCGGGTCGCTTTTTCTCAAGTTCTCCATGTTTACGTGTTCCTCCCTGGGTTTGAAAAATATCGTCTGTATTCGCATGAGGCAAAAATCGGGCAAACGCGGACAAAATCGGACCTTGCTCACTTCGCTTCATTGCCGCGTCGCGGCGAAGCGCTTATAGGGACTTGTCTCGCAGCCTGTCTCCAGACTTGCGGAAATCTTCCGGGCAAATTCTGCGCCGAACTTGCCCGGACCGGATTCGACTACTCGCAAAACGTCGAATCTTCTTCTTCCGCGATACGGTATTGCGCCCGTTCCCCGCCGATCAGCGGCGGACGGGTCAAAGCGGCATTGACGCGCGCTTCGCCGATCTGGCGCACGGACAGCCGCAGCGGAACCGCGACGCGGCGCAGATGCATGCCGATCAGCGTCTCCCCGATATCGATTCCGGCATGCGCCTCGATAGTCTCGGCCAGCGCCGGTTCGTCCATGCCGCGGTACGCGGCGGAAGCCATCGAGCCGCCCGCTTTCGGTACCGGCACCGCCGATACTTCGCGCAGGTTCAACCGTTCGAGCACTGTCCGTTCCAGCACGAGCGCACGGTTGAGGTGCTCGCAGCACTGGTAAGCGACGTCGAAGCCGAACTCCCGCTGCACGCTGCGGATGCCGGCGAGCAGCGACTGCGCGACGTCCAGCGCGCCCGACGTCCCGATATGGCGGCCGGCCACTTCGCTGGTGCTCGTGCCAACGACCAGCACTTTGCCGGCCTTCAGCCCTGCCGTCTGCGCCAGTTCCCTGATCGCCTGCTCCGCCTGCTCTTGAATCTGATCTGCACGTTCCATTCTGCCCACTCTCCTTCGCTGAGTCTCGTTCGCCGCAATATCGGCGTTCCTCTAACGATCATAACGCCGAACGGAAACAAAGGAAAGCCGGCAAAAAAACAAAAAGAGCGACCTCGCGCGAAAAACGCGAAGCTGCTCTTTGCCCAGGCGACCGGCCGATAACTCCGGTGCTCCATCGTGGTTGAACCCACATTTGTCGCCAGTTACACCGGATCTGTAAATTTAAATTCATCATAAGGCAACAACCGGCAAAAATCAACTTAAACTTGCGCGAAACCCGGACGAAAAACGCCGGAGGCGCGGGGGTGTTCGGGAGTGGGGTGAGCGTTAGAGGGAGCGCGAGAGAGCGGCGGGTCCGAGGGGCGGGCGAAGCGCGGAAGGGAGAGCGCGAAGGGCGGCGCAGCGGGGAGCGCGGCGGCCGGGCGTTGGGGGAGCCGCGGGCAGAGCGCGAGAAGCCGCGGGCCCGAGGGGCGGGGCGAAACCTGATTTCCCTAAAGCTAACGAATCGTCAGCACGCTAAAGGGTCGTTT
This genomic window contains:
- the wecB gene encoding non-hydrolyzing UDP-N-acetylglucosamine 2-epimerase; the protein is MKKIKVMTIFGVRPEAIKMAPLILELEKHPEEIESIVCVTAQHRQMLDQVLEVFKITPDYDLDVMKDRQTLNEISIRVLQGLEPVLREVQPDIVLVHGDTLTTFLASYASFMQQIKVGHVEAGLRTWNKLSPYPEEMNRQLTGVLADLHFAPTSWSGGNLAKENKSKSSVYVTGNTVTDVFQYTVQPDYSHPVLDWAKGKRLILMTAHRRESQGEPHRNIFRAVKRIADEFEDVAIVYPVHPSPAVKEPAHEILGNHPRISLIDPLDVVDLHNFYPHTHLILTDSGGLQEEAPSFGVPVLVLRDTTERPEGIEAGTLELVGTEEETVYARTQALLSDSVLYDSMSRAANPYGDGKASQRIVNAILHSFGVKTERPEEFHTMDTNGPEVAL
- the upp gene encoding uracil phosphoribosyltransferase, translating into MSKLVICDHPLIQHKLTFIRDVNTNTKDFRELVDEVATLMAYEITREIPLESIPVETPVTQTEGKVISGRMLGLVPILRAGLGMLDGVLKLLPAAKVGHVGLFRDPNTLQPVEYYVKLPTDVQERELIVIDPMLATGGSAIAAIDVLKKRGCTQIKMMNLIAAPEGVKAVQDAHPDVDIYVAALDERLDDHGYIVPGLGDAGDRLYGTK
- a CDS encoding ABC transporter substrate-binding protein — translated: MSIKKRMLLPALALALTTALSGCAQGGSTGEAGTKVINIYQGKVEISDQLQEMKQLYEESHPGVTLNIQSVGGGTDYAASLKSRFSAGAKPDIFTISGFQERDLWLEYLEDLSDQPWVANMDQVSKDPMSADGKLYGFPLNYEGYGFLYNKDIFKKAGVTEIPKTLSQLEKAAQKIEKAGYTPFVNAYAEWWVLGNHNVNVPFARQKDPEAFMQALDDGNADIVNNEVFDGWLDLLDLTLKYGGANPLTTDYNTQMSTFANGEAAMTQQGNWVQPTLDGINPDLNVGMMPMPISENAGENDKLFVGVPTYWVINKDSPVKEEAKELLDWMAGTPEGQQFLTEKFQFIPAFTNIEADPEDMGPLGTDLTTYIDEGKALNWYFQQLPIGTPQDYANLMQSYIAGRDTREQLQENLQASYDNLKVR
- a CDS encoding carbohydrate ABC transporter permease; the encoded protein is MEQDSRYRVQTLILEVVLVLVGLLFLVPFYFLLSNSLKTFGEILSDAAALPGSLQWANYKAGWEAINFPSAFKNSLIITVVSNLLLVLLSSMAAYQMVRRPSLFNRILFGVFVAAMVIPFQSIMLPLTDITSRFGLSDSLWGLIICYIGFGAPLSVFLFQGSMKAIPLEIEQAARVDGAGTYGVFFRIVYPMMRPMYVTVIILNTLWIWNDYLLPSLILTSENLQTIPIATYMLFGQYTKQWDLALPALVLGILPVIIFFLAMQKYIVSGIAAGAVKG
- a CDS encoding carbohydrate ABC transporter permease — translated: MNRKKLSQLTQQLVFVGPTTIFFVMIVLIPFLLGIYYSMTNWNGVSQNLEFVGLNNYVHVFTADPEFRNAFWFTVRFTVVAVLATNLLGFFLAYFLTKPLKSKNVLRTVFFMPNMIGGLLLGFIWQFIFVRGFAAIGEATGIGFFNLPWLGNEPTAFWGIVIVFVWQYAGYLMVIYIASLSNVSKDVLESAQIDGANRTQVLWKIIFPLVMPAVTVCLFLTISWSFKMFDLNLALTNGGPFNATRSVALDIYREAFTNSRLGLGTAKAVIFFVIVAIITAIQVRATKSREVEA
- the glyA gene encoding serine hydroxymethyltransferase, producing MENLRKSDPAVLKAMGLELDRQKANIELIASENIVSEAVIEAMGSVLTNKYAEGYPGKRYYGGCEHVDIVEDLARDRAKQLFGAEHVNVQPHSGAQANLGVYLAALKAGDTVLGMNLAHGGHLTHGSPVNASGILYNFVAYGVREDNFRIDYDEVRKAAFKHRPRMLVAGASAYPRTIDFEAMASIANDVGALFMVDMAHIAGLVAADLHPSPVPHAHFVTTTTHKTLRGPRGGMILCKKPWAQAIDKAMFPGTQGGPLMHVIASKAVAFGEALDPSFKVYAQNVIDNARVLAETLVAEGLEIVSGGTDNHLMLIDTRGVGITGKEAEHVLDSVGITVNKNAIPFDTTSPFITSGIRIGTPAATSRGMDQDAMKSIGRIIASVLKSPKDETVLSKASAEVKELTDRFPLYPDLQY
- a CDS encoding TIGR01440 family protein, whose translation is MERADQIQEQAEQAIRELAQTAGLKAGKVLVVGTSTSEVAGRHIGTSGALDVAQSLLAGIRSVQREFGFDVAYQCCEHLNRALVLERTVLERLNLREVSAVPVPKAGGSMASAAYRGMDEPALAETIEAHAGIDIGETLIGMHLRRVAVPLRLSVRQIGEARVNAALTRPPLIGGERAQYRIAEEEDSTFCE